One genomic segment of Centroberyx gerrardi isolate f3 chromosome 4, fCenGer3.hap1.cur.20231027, whole genome shotgun sequence includes these proteins:
- the neto2b gene encoding neuropilin and tolloid-like protein 2, which translates to MSDADVWIFFIFIEEGFALAQKTKDAGAGPKGVKPTSRPRHPRHCGNWVRNTDGGIFSSPNYPNTYPPNKECLYILEALPRQRIELLFDETFYIEASFECRFDHIEVRDGPFSFSPLINRFCGSASPGLVLSSGRFVWIRFFSDEELEGTGFQVQYSFTADPEFHLHVGGLLNPIPECQFELTGADGVIRSSQVEEEYKVRPDQAVDCIWTIRAPTNNRIYLRFLEYQMENSNECKKNFVAVYDGSNAIEDLKAKFCSTVANDIMLDTGVGVVRMWADETSRLSRFRMLFTSFEDPPCAGSAFFCHSNMCINTSLVCNGIQNCVFPWDESNCKEKKSKGVFHQITKTHGTIIGVSTGVVLLLLIVSILVQVKQPRKKVLIRKNNLFHRADFQEVFDPPHYELFTLRDKEMTGDLGELSEELQSLQALRRSSSASRCIHEHHCGSQASVNSIKPGRGVAAMGMGSMELPQFRGDFQSALPPFRGLNSSLRKKSWPSMKPGRMEGHHGMGDRGVGRQDRVMEEEEEEEEDGRYDVYVRRAGSRRGNCEMAQQRSLSMDF; encoded by the exons ATGTCTGATGCGGATG tctggatatttttcatattcatcGAGGAGGGATTTGCTTTGGCACAAAAGACTAAAG ATGCGGGTGCAGGACCCAAAGGTGTTAAGCCTACTTCGCGGCCCCGGCATCCTCGTCACTGTGGCAACTGGGTGCGAAACACAGATGGGGGAATCTTCAGCTCCCCAAACTACCCCAACACGTACCCTCCCAACAAGGAGTGCCTGTACATACTGGAAG CTCTCCCCCGTCAGAGGATAGAGCTGCTGTTTGATGAGACCTTCTACATCGAGGCGTCATTTGAGTGTCGTTTCGACCACATCGAGGTGCGGGACGGCCCTTTCAGCTTCTCGCCGCTCATCAACCGCTTCTGCGGCTCGGCCAGTCCGGGACTCGTGCTCTCCAGCGGACGCTTCGTGTGGATCCGCTTCTTCAGTGACGAGGAGCTGGAGGGGACTGGCTTCCAGGTCCAGTACAGCTTTACTGcgg ACCCTGAATTTCATCTGCACGTGGGAGGACTCTTAAATCCTATCCCAG agtgtcagTTTGAGCTGACTGGGGCTGATGGGGTGATCCGTTCCagtcaggtggaggaggagtacAAAGTGAGACCGGACCAGGCGGTGGACTGCATCTGGACGATACGCGCCCCAACAAACAACAGG ATCTACCTGCGATTCTTGGAATACCAGATGGAAAACTCAAATGAATGTAAGAAGAACTTTGTGGCGGTGTATGATGGTAGTAATGCCATTGAGGACCTAAAG GCCAAGTTCTGTAGCACAGTTGCTAATGACATCATGTTGGACACTGGCGTGGGAGTGGTGAGGATGTGGGCTGACGAGACGAGCCGCCTCAGCCGCTTCCGGATGCTGTTCACCTCTTTCGAAGACC ctccCTGTGCAGGCAGTGCGTTCTTCTGCCACAGTAACATGTGCATCAACACTTCTCTGGTGTGCAACGGCATACAGAATTGTGTCTTTCCCTGGGATGAAAGCAACTGTAAAG AAAAGAAGAGCAAAGGTGTTTTCCACCAGATCACAAAGACTCATGGGACAATAATCGGTGTGTCTACAGGAGTGGTTCTGCTGCTCCTCATCGTCTCCATCTTGGTGCAGGTCAAACAGCCGCGCAAAAAG GTCTTGATACGTAAGAATAACCTGTTCCACCGGGCTGACTTCCAGGAGGTGTTTGACCCTCCTCACTATGAACTCTTTACTCTCAGAGACAAG GAGATGACTGGGGACCTGGGAGAGCTGTCGGAGGAGCTACAGTCTCTGCAGGCCCTCAGGcgctcctcatcagcctcacGCTGCATCCATGAACACCACTGCGGCTCCCAGGCCTCCGTCAACTCCATCAAGCCCGGCCGAGGTGTAGCTGCCATGGGCATGGGATCCATGGAGCTTCCCCAGTTTAGAGGGGACTTCCAGAGCGCCTTACCTCCCTTCCGCGGCTTGAACAGCAGTCTGCGGAAGAAGAGCTGGCCTAGTATGAAGCCAGGCCGAATGGAGGGGCATCATGGGATGGGGGATAGGGGAGTAGGGCGGCAGGATAGAGtgatggaagaggaagaagaggaggaggaggatggaaggTATGATGTGTATGTGCGCAGAGCAGGAAGTAGAAGAGGGAACTGTGAAATGGCCCAACAGAGATCCTTGTCCATGGACTTCTGA
- the LOC139921287 gene encoding transmembrane protein 116, protein MEFNGTLSRDEIDILSTVYLVFLTPSLVGSFSVLVVSIVKWRHLKEQVQPLMQLALADLLAALILMFTSAMNKVGNFSSSVAVCQQALPLSLTFYLISFLLVAVYAWKSKNTNQGWRARPGEDELEQSQCRRRIVAVPVYAIVWLIPIAVYLAYVLTPYMKEALLFPTNDGSVKEIVVDDSKYCTSCILFLHIWSDPCSDAEIVHDTFIRVFLFIVVIPVLLSCSVIYSKVGRWYQRQEQEGLFAVEGDARSRRRLKRVLSTARNMVMVILFCWAPALVLVVLATVTAWTTLQQHSLFGFYILQAATVSLQGFLNSMVYAWSRPNFTEAVLGENTPLMAHNRQAYFEESLRTTS, encoded by the exons ATGGAGTTCAATGGCACACTGAGTAGGGATGAG ATCGACATTCTCTCTACTGTGTACTTAGTGTTTCTCACTCCCAG TTTGGTCGGGAGTTTCTCTGTCCTGGTGGTTTCCATAGTCAAATGGAGGCATCTGAAAGAACAG gtgcagcCCCTGATGCAGCTTGCCCTTGCAGACCTCCTGGCCGCTCTGATCCTGATGTTCACCAGCGCTATGAACAAAGTCGGCAACTTCAGCAGCAGTGTGGCCGTCTGTCAGCAGGCCCTGCCCCTGTCACTG acattttatttgatttcatttctaCTGGTGGCGGTTTATGCGTGGAAATCCAAGAACACTAATCAAGGATGGAGAGCAAGACCGGGAGAGGATGAGCTGGAACAG AGCCAGTGTAGAAGGAGAATAGTAGCTGTACCTGTATACGCCATTGTGTG GTTGATACCCATTGCAGTGTACTTAGCATATGTGCTCACTCCCTACATGAAAGAAGCTTTGCTGTTTCCGACCAATGACGGATCAGTAAAGGAGATTGTTGTTGACGATAGCAAATACTGCACCAG CTGTATTCTGTTCCTGCACATCTGGAGCGATCCCTGCTCGGATGCT GAGATAGTCCATGACACCTTCATCCGAGTTTTTCTCTTCATCGTTGTGATACCGGTGCTGTTGTCTTGCTCG GTCATTTACTCTAAAGTTGGCAGGTGGTATCAAaggcaggagcaggagggacTGTTTGCTGTGGAGGGAGACGCACGTTCAAGAAGGAGACTCAAAAGAGTGTTATCCACAGCACGTAATATGGTGATGGTCATCTTGTTCTGTTGGGCACCAG CTCTTGTCCTCGTCGTCCTAGCTACTGTCACTGCATGGACCACACTTCAACAGCACAGTCTGTTTGGCTTTTATATCCTACAG GCGGCCACTGTGTCTCTGCAAGGCTTCCTGAACAGCATGGTTTACGCCTGGAGTCGGCCCAACTTCACGGAGGCggttctgggggaaaacacgCCGCTGATGGCACACAACCGCCAAGCCTACTTCGAAGAATCGCTGAGGACCACATCTTGA